The following are from one region of the Lonchura striata isolate bLonStr1 chromosome 26, bLonStr1.mat, whole genome shotgun sequence genome:
- the PTAFR gene encoding platelet-activating factor receptor — protein MMSGKGKGGAEGSADVYISCHIDSEFRYSLFTVFYSIIFILGFVANCYVLWIFTHIYPTKKLNEIKIFMVNLTVADLLFLITMPMWIVYYHHHGDWIMPDFLCNVAGCLFFVNTYTSVAFLMVITYNRYQAVTNPIKAAQLTTQRRGIYLSAAIWIIIVGSSLYYLFDNNTNQEEVDSRNFTRCFERYDTTSGVSAVLAIHVIICILFYIIFLLILGWNIVIIRTLFSKSVHPKKSAHVKQRALWMVCTVLSVFIISFVPHHIVHLPWTLTVLEQWKKENCQLRQQLNDAHQVTLCLLSTNCVLDPIIYCFLTKKFQKHVSENLRSMKGSRKCSRQTTDTMIEGTIHQEDAIRIG, from the coding sequence ATGATGTCTGGAAAAGGCAAAGGAGGTGCAGAAGGCAGTGCTGATGTCTACATTTCATGCCACATAGACTCTGAGTTTCGCTACAGCCTCTTCACTGTTTTCTACAGCATTATCTTCATTCTAGGCTTTGTTGCCAACTGCTATGTTCTCTGGATTTTCACCCATATTTACCCCACCAAGAAACTCAATGAAATCAAGATATTCATGGTGAACCTGACAGTAGCTGACTTGCTCTTCTTAATTACGATGCCAATGTGGATTGTTTACTACCACCACCATGGAGACTGGATCATGCCTGACTTCCTTTGTAACGTGGCtggctgtttattttttgttaataCCTACACTTCTGTTGCCTTTCTGATGGTCATCACATACAACCGTTACCAAGCTGTGACTAATCCTATTAAAGCTGCTCAGCTGACCACCCAGAGAAGAGGTATCTACCTATCAGCAGCTATCTGGATCATAATAGTGGGCAGCTCTTTGTATTACCTTTTTGACAATAATACGAATCAGGAGGAGGTGGACTCCAGGAATTTCACGCGGTGCTTTGAGCGCTATGACACCACGAGTGGTGTTTCAGCTGTTCTCGCCATTCATGTCATCATCTGCATCCTCTTCTAtatcattttccttttaatactAGGTTGGAACATTGTCATTATCAGGACCCTGTTCTCCAAGTCAGTGCATCCAAAGAAAAGCGCTCATGTCAAGCAGAGGGCCCTCTGGATGGTGTGCACAGTGCTGTCTGTGTTCATCATAAGCTTTGTGCCCCATCACATCGTGCACCTGCCCTGGACTCTGACGGTTCTGGAGCAGTGGAAGAAGGAAAACTGTCAGCTGCGCCAGCAGCTCAACGATGCTCACCAGGTGACTTTGTGCCTCTTGAGTACGAACTGTGTGTTGGACCCGATCATCTACTGCTTCCTCACCAAGAAGTTTCAGAAGCATGTTTCAGAAAACCTGAGAAGCATGAAAGGGAGTCGCAAATGCTCCAGGCAAACAACTGATACGATGATTGAGGGCACCATTCACCAAGAGGATGCCATTAGGATCGGTTAG